The following proteins are encoded in a genomic region of Deltaproteobacteria bacterium:
- the glpB gene encoding anaerobic glycerol-3-phosphate dehydrogenase subunit B has product MSQRVVIIGSGLAGAAAVVAARKSGAEVVLIPGRPGATSLSSGAWDLAAPFLSQPDGRWDEMETTAEILKKIFHHDGEHPYRLFGEFDEGSQRLLEEVRLFQKELPLEMVGDGGRTQLLLTPLGTLKTTNYCQKTMAAGDLLSLREAHLMIAGFQGSPFSPSLVQKGLQASLRFQKVPYIKEVSAGRVELPGVEGRNLGSFEIARFMEENHRLVAASLAKLCKGKGFTHLALPPFIGLKRSAELLREMEQEIGLPCFELAAVPVSVPGFRLGLALNEMVASLGATIQSGRVTGFLEEKQKIRFLKVQPEQGPEIKVDGDRFVLATGKFIGGGIEREEEFRETIFDLPLFCKGEPVRKTFIGRLTNEKFLDPQPVFSVGLRCDSDFRPQGGVDNLYAAGSLLGGYDTTTGGTSAGVAIATGMAAGRRAYQ; this is encoded by the coding sequence ATGAGTCAACGGGTTGTCATCATCGGTTCAGGGTTGGCTGGGGCGGCGGCAGTGGTTGCCGCGAGAAAATCGGGGGCAGAGGTTGTTCTGATCCCCGGAAGGCCCGGGGCGACCTCTCTTTCCTCCGGGGCGTGGGATTTGGCCGCCCCGTTTCTTTCCCAACCGGACGGCCGGTGGGACGAAATGGAAACGACCGCTGAGATTCTCAAGAAAATCTTTCACCATGATGGAGAGCATCCGTACCGATTGTTCGGAGAGTTTGACGAAGGGAGCCAGCGGCTACTGGAAGAGGTCCGGTTATTTCAAAAAGAACTTCCGCTGGAGATGGTGGGGGATGGGGGCCGGACGCAACTGTTGCTGACCCCGCTCGGGACATTGAAAACCACCAACTATTGCCAGAAGACGATGGCGGCGGGGGATCTCCTCTCTCTTCGTGAGGCGCACCTGATGATTGCCGGTTTTCAAGGGAGTCCCTTTTCGCCGTCCCTCGTTCAAAAGGGGTTGCAGGCCTCCCTCCGGTTTCAGAAAGTTCCCTATATAAAGGAGGTGTCGGCCGGGAGGGTTGAACTCCCCGGGGTGGAGGGGAGGAACCTCGGGTCTTTTGAGATCGCTCGTTTTATGGAAGAGAACCATCGGCTGGTCGCCGCCTCTTTGGCCAAGCTCTGTAAAGGAAAGGGTTTCACGCATCTCGCCTTGCCGCCGTTCATCGGTTTGAAAAGAAGCGCTGAACTACTTCGCGAGATGGAGCAGGAGATCGGCCTTCCCTGTTTTGAACTGGCGGCGGTTCCGGTTTCAGTCCCCGGGTTTCGCCTTGGACTCGCATTGAATGAAATGGTTGCGAGTCTTGGTGCGACGATTCAGTCAGGAAGGGTGACCGGATTTTTGGAGGAGAAGCAGAAAATTCGATTCTTGAAGGTACAGCCGGAGCAGGGCCCTGAGATCAAAGTTGACGGGGACCGGTTTGTCCTCGCCACCGGAAAATTTATCGGAGGGGGGATTGAGCGGGAAGAGGAGTTTCGCGAAACGATTTTTGACCTCCCTCTTTTTTGCAAGGGGGAACCGGTTCGAAAGACCTTTATCGGGCGTCTGACGAATGAAAAATTTTTGGACCCGCAACCGGTTTTTTCCGTCGGGCTCCGTTGCGACAGCGACTTTCGACCCCAGGGGGGGGTTGACAACCTTTATGCGGCCGGTTCCCTCCTCGGCGGGTACGACACCACCACCGGCGGGACGAGCGCCGGTGTCGCGATTGCGACCGGGATGGCGGCTGGTAGGAGAGCTTACCAATGA